TGATTGAATTAGTGGCGGCGGGATTGACCAATCAAGAAATTGCCGTGGAACTGGACATCAGCAAACGTACCGTTGACAACCACATCAGCAATATTCTCACCAAAACTAAAACCGATAATCGGGTTGCCCTTGTCCGCTGGGCCTTGCAATGGGGGAAGGTTTGTTTAGATCATGTTAACTGTTGTCCATTGCCCACCCGCTCCCCTCTTGTGAATGAATCCCAGGCCTAGGATTGGGGATTGTTCCTGAAGATTAGGACTGAGCGGCGGGGGGCAAGGTTTGGTGAAATTGGCATGGTTGTTAGCCCCTCAACTCCCTTAAGCTGTCCCCAACTCCCCCTAGCGGTCTATCGGGAAGTCCAAGCCCATCTCCAACAATTACCCGGAGTTACGGTCGAGCTTTTACCCCCCTTGCCCGGCCCCTTTGATTACCTGGCCAGTCAAATTGGTGGCATCCAAATTCACGCCCCAGAGAGTTTATCGGCTGCGGATGCCCAATATGTCCAAAACATCCTCGACTATTACGCCCAACAGTTCGGGGCCTGGCAACCCTATGGAGAAAGCTAGTTATGCCCAAGGTAGTGGCCTTTTTAGGCAATGACATTGAACCCACCGCCTATGCAATCGCCCAAGGCCATGCCCAGGCCGGCCAAAAGACTTTAATCCTTGTGCCCACCCCTGGCATCCGGTTCAAATATCTTTGTGGCAGTGAGTTTACGCAGGAACCAACACCTCTGACCCAAAACCTAGATATTGTCGAACTGCGGGCCATTCATAGCTTGGGGGGGGCCTGGGACGAGTTGCGGAAATTGATTCGAGATTATGTCCCCGCTGATGTCCTCGGCAGTGAGGTCTATGCCGGAGAATTGATGGTCTTACCGGGAATGGATTTATTTCTCACCCTCAATGCCCTCCGTCAGCACTATCAGAGTGGTGCTTACGATGTCCTCGTTTATGCCGGAGCTGATCCAACCACGACGCTGCGATTTATTGGCTTGCCCCATGCCGTGGCCTGGTACTATCGGCGCTTTGGTGGCATTTTAGAAGACCTAGACCCCGTGAAAATTGCCAATGCCATGGGGGGGCCAATTGCAACTGCCCTGTTAGCGGCCAACTTTGATCCTCAAAAATTTTCTACGGCCCTCAGTCAAGGTAAAGAATGGGTCGCAAAAGGCTTAAGGGCTGTCGCAGATCCTCAACAATTGCAGGTTTATTTAGTCACCACCCCGGATCCCATTGCCATTAAACAGGTTCAGTGGTTGTGGGGAGCCAGTCAACAAGTTCAAGTCCCAATTGCCCAAGTCTTGGTGCCAATGATTAACCCGGCGGCAATTGAGGACATAACGGCTGCCTTTAGCCCCCTGGCTGTCCAAGGTTTAAGGGGTAATGACCGGGGCCTGGTTGATGTGGCTAGCCTGCCCAATTTAGACACCCCCCTCAAGGCTCCCCCCTGCCAAGACATTGATGTTAGCCAGCGACAAATTAAGGTCTTTTTACCTGGCCTGGCAAAACAAGACGTGAAACTGACCCAATTTAACGGTGAAATTACCATTGAAGCAGCGGATCAGCGCCGACATATACAACTCCCCCCCGAGTTACAAAATCAGCCTGTCACCGCTGGTAAGTTTGAAGCTCCCTATTTAGTAATCAGCTTTTAAGTCCTTTAACTCAGGATCGTGGCTGGTAGCGTTGGAGTGTCTCCCAAGTGCGACCTAATGCTTCGGGGGTGACGGAAATACCATCAATGCCCAACCCTACCAGCCATTCCACCCAATCGGGATAGACACTGGCTGCTTCCCCGCACAAACTACAGGCCAGGCCAAGTCGTTGCGCCGTCTGAATCAGTTGGCCAATGGCGGCTTTGACGGCCGGATGATTCTCATTCAACTGCTGGCCGAGGTGGGAATGCTCCCGATCTACCCCCAACATTAATTGGGTCAAGTCATTACTACCAATGGAAATCCCCTTCACCCCCAGGCCGGCTAAATCTGTCAACATAAACAAAATTCCTGGCACTTCCGCCATCACCCACAGCTCAAAATCTGGAACACGGGAGATTCCGGCTAAATTCAGTTGTTCCTGACAAAAGGCGACTTCTTCACAACTGCGGACGAAAGGTAAGACAAAGCGCATTGGGCTGGGATGCCGCTGGTGAATTTGTTTTAGGGTCGCCAGTTCCAGTTGGAATAATTCCGGGTACAAACAACTGCGGGCCACACCCCGTAACCCCAAAACTGGATTTTCTTCATCCGGTTCATATTGGTTGCCCCCGACTAACCCCCGTAGTTCATGGGAGCGTAAATCTAGGGAACGATAAAAAATTGGCCGGGGGGCAAAGGCCGCAAAGAAGGGTTCTAAGCCCTGCCTAAACCGAGCTTGAAGTTGGGCCTGGCGATTTTCTCTAAACCAGAGAGTGGGATGTTGTCCGCCCAAACGTTCCAAAAAAATGTTTTCTGAGCGCAATAGGCCAACCCCGGCGATGGGCAGCTTGGGTAACTGTTCTAGGGCCTGGGCCTGGCTGAGGTTGACATAGAGTTGCGTCCGAAGGGCTGGCCTGGGGGTAGGCGGCGGTGGGCCGGGAGGTGGGGCAAAACGGACTGGCGGCCTGAGTTGGAGAACCGGCGTTATTTCCGTGACATGGGCAACATGACCCGTTTGACCATCAAGGTATAAAACATCCCCATTGCGAATGTTCCGAGTCGCGTCCAAGACCCCAATCACCGCTGGTAGCCCCAATTCTCGTGCCAAAATTGCCCCATGAGATGCCAGGCCGCCCCGTTCACAGACCAGGCCCGCCGCCCCCCGCAACCTCGGCAACCATTCTGGATTAACGTTGACAACAACCCAAATAAATCCCGACTGCTGACTACTAAAATCAGGAGCGGCCATGGATTCTGTGATCACGAGGGCTGGGCCTAAGGCTTGGCCAGGTGTGGCGATGATCCCAGTGGCTAAGGGTTTGAGGTGGAGTTGGTGGGAGTTTGGCGGATGTTCGGGTAACTGGTCACTCACGCGGCTAATCTGGGCCAGGCCGGGTTCTGTCGGAATCTGCCAACCGTAGCACAATGGTTTTGGTTGAATTGATAGGGGAAGGGTACTGAGGAGTTGGGTCAGGTTTTCTAGGTGGTCATCTCTCAAGATCATGCCCTGGTCTATGGTTGCCGGGAGGGGTATGAGGGTGACTCCCAGGCCTGGGGTGAGGGTGTTGGCATGATCTTTTTGGCCCAGGTGAGTCTGGCGGAGTTTGAAGGTAGTGGCCTCCAAGTCATAGCGGTCAGGGGTCATGGTCGTCTCGCCATCGGCCAATTCAGAAACAGCCGTGATGTGCCAGACCCCAGCAGCAAAGGTGGCGCAACCTGTGGCAATACAAGGGACAACCGACTGAATTAACACCTCCAGGCCCAGGTCAAGGGGATTAATCTGCCGTTGCTGCCATTGGATGAGCGCGCGGGCCTGGAACAGTTGGCCAAAGAGTTGCCCAAGGCCAGGGGATAGTTGACTCACTTCGACCACCAATCCCGGCCAAAAATCAGGGGGAAACTGTTGCTCAGGACTGGGGTGGCTGAGATAGGGAATCAGGCGTAAATAGCCACAGTCCCAGGCCTGGATCACCTGTATTAACGGCTCTAACTCAGCAATTGGGAATTCTGGCAATCGAGTTTGTAACTGTTGGGCGGCCTGTTGCCAAGAAAAATCAGTCGATTGATCCCTGATAGTGGCTTGCAAATTAGTCCAGGGCTTCCTGAGATTGGCTCGGTAAACCTCCCAGGCCCCGTTGAGTAAAATCGCACTGGCCGCCAATTTCACCCGATGCTGCTCAAGATGGAAGAGATGTTGTAACTGCGGATTCAGGAGGATTTGCCCCGCCGCGCCTTGGTTCAGGCAATCCTGACATTGAGCCTCACTCCTGACCAGGCCGGGGGCCAAACATTGACAATCTTGATCGAGTTGCAAAAATGCGATTGTCACAGGCCCTAACTCAGAGTCGCCACAACAAGAGATTTTAAATCCCGACACAGATCACAATGCCGCTGGGATTTCCACCGGAACTGTCACATCCCCCCCAGGTTTACCTCCCCCTGATCCGCCCTGTTGCCGTCGCCGCAGACTGACCACATCTGTAATTTTCTTAATTTGGGTAAAGGTCTGGTCTAATTGATTCGCATCAGTGACATCAATCGTTAAATCAATAATAGCGGTTTGTCCCGGAAAGGTTTTGACTTGGGCATTACTGACATTAATACGATTATCGGTCAATCTGATTAAAATATCCTTCAGGATACCGACTCGGTCAATCACTTCAATCTGGACATCCACCGCATAAGTTGGGGGGCGATTGCTTTTAGCCTGTGGATTCCAACGCACCGGAATCAGCCGTTCACCGGGAATACTTTCCGCATTGGCACAGCCCTGGCGATGAATCGAAATTCCCCGACTCCCCAACGTGACAATCCCAATAATTGGCTCTCCAGGGACAGGACTACAGCAACCTGCCAAGTGATAAACCAGACCCTCAATACCCAGGATTGGGGATTCACTAGCCCGTCCAGAAGGAGGTGGGATGACTTTCGGGCTACTATGGGTCAGATTGATTAGCGCTTGGGCATCGGGTTCAACGGCCTTAGCGGTTTCTCGCAGCCGATTAACGATTAGACTGAGGGTAATTTCCCCATAACCTAAAGCCGCCAAGAGATCATCCACGGCCTGGTAGTTACAGCGTTCGGCCACCGCTTGCATCCGGGCCGATTTTAAGAGTGCATCCAGGCCCGACTTACCCAATTCATTCACCAGTAATTCTCGACCCCGTTGGATATTTTCCTCACGATGGGAGCGTTTGTACCATTGGCGAATGCGGTTGCGGGCTGTTTCCGTCACCACGAAATTTAACCAATCTAAACTGGGATGGGCATTTTTCTGGGTGATGATATCAACAATATCCCCATTGCGGAGAATCGTATCGAGGGGGACGATGCGTTGATTGATTCTGGCCCCAGCGCAATGATTCCCGACTTCCGTATGAATGTGGTAAGCAAAATCTACCGGAGTTGCCCCTTGATGGAGGGATTTCACATCGCCTTGGGGAGTAAAGACATAAACTTCATTGTCAAACAGATCATCTCGAACACTGTTGAGGTATTCCTGGGCATCTTTCAGATCGTTTTGCCAATCTAACAATTGCCGCAGCCAGGTAAATTTTTCATCACGGGCATTCCACTTATTGGGCTGTGAACCACCGGTTTCCTTGTATTTCCAGTGGGCTGCAATCCCGTTTTCAGCCACGGCGTGCATCTCTGTGGTGCGAATTTGGACTTCTAAGGGCTGTCCCCCCAGGCCGATGACCACCGTATGCAGCGATTGGTATTGATTTGGCTTTGGCAAGCTAATGTAATCCTTGAACCGGCCAGGCATGGAGCGAAAACAATCATGGACAACAGCTAAGGCCCGATAGCATTCGTCCTTGTTGGCGACTAAGACCCGAATACCTGCCACATCATAGATTTCATGGAACTCCTTTTGTTGCCGCCGCATTTTTTGATGAATACTATAGAGATGCTTCGGTCGCCCGGAAATTTCCAAATGTTCAAAGCCTAAGGTTCCCATTCGCTCTTGGAGTAGATTTAAAGCCTCCTGTAATTGGGCTTCCCGAATGGCCCGTTTATCAGCCACCAACTCCTGCATTTTTCGATAGGCTTCCGGCTCTAAATACTTGAAAGACAAATCTTCTAGTTCCCATTTAAACCGCCAAATTCCCAGCCGATTTGCTAAGGGCGCGTAAATATCCTTGGTTTCTTGGGCAATCCGAATTTGCTTTTCCGGCTTGAGATATTCTAATGTCCGCATATTATGGAGCCGATCCGCCAATTTGACGATGATCACCCGAATATCTTGGGCCATAGCCAAAAATAAATGGCGAAAGGTCTCGGCCTGGCGTTCCGTCTTGCTGGAAAAGTCAAAGTTAGACAGCTTGGTCACCCCTTCGACCAGGTAGCGAACTTCCGGGCCAAATTGAACCTCTAGCTCCTCCCCCGTGACCACCGTATCCTCAATCACATCATGTAAAAATCCGGCCGCAATTAAGGCTGCTCCACCCCCTAAATCTCGCAATAACCCCGCCACCGCCACGGGATGAGCAATGTAGGGTTCCCCGGAGGCCCGTTTTTGATCGGTGTGCAGATCGTAAGCAAAAGTAAAAGCTCGACAGATTAAAGATTGCCCATCATCGGCATTGGGTTCCAGTAAACACGCTTGTAACCAATCAGGAACCAATATATCTGTGGGGACAGGGGGTGCCAATGCATTCATAGGAACTTGAGCAGGCCTGGGGTCATGTCATCTCATTGTATATAAATCTTACAATCTTGTATAGACTGATACACAAGCAATTCCAGACAGAGTACACTCCAAAAGGCATTGCGATGATGTCACTATATCTGGGGTTAAACAAGAGTGCCTTAACAATCGTTACTCGATAATTACAGCAGAGATTTCAATGGGTTAAGAATGCGCCAATCACACAGACGATTTTTAAAATGATGGGAATCAGGTAGGCATCGCCAGGCAAGCTCGTTTTGTTGATTCGATATTGCTATCTGGGGCTGCACAGTTGGTAATCGCGACTTGCTAATCGTTAGAAACGATACATTTGAGCTATGTATCCAGCAGATTAAGCGTCAGGAAACATGAGTCCAAGAAACCAATAAACTATAATTTTTCTAAATCCGCATTGGAACCCAACTAATTTTTATGCTGCCAGGCCCCATCCTCACCCACTTACAGGTCTTGCCAGCAGCAGCATTTATGGCCCAGACCGCTGATCTCAACTTAGCCCAGCCCCATCTGATCACCAATTTATTGGCGGGCGAAACATTACTGGAACTGGCCGACTTACTCCTGAGCCTCTATGCCCCGGACTATCCCATTACCTTGATCTTTTCTGAACAAACCAGCCAAACTCTCCCCCTCAAGATTTGGCTTCAGCAAGCAGACAGTCCCGCTCCCAGTCAAATTTACCTCCCCCCCCAACCCACCCCTCCCTTGAGCGCGATCCAGGCCCTAGTGAACGTTGTGGCGCAACTGCGACACCCTGAAACCGGTTGCCCTTGGGATTTGGCCCAAACGCCGGAAACTCTCACCCCCTATGTGATTGAAGAAGCCTATGAAGTGGTTGCCGCAATTCAGGATCAGAACCCCCAGGCCATTGCTGAGGAACTAGGGGATTTACTTTTGCAAGTGATTCTCCAGGCCCAAATTGCCCAAGAGTCCGCTCAGTTCACACTTGCCGATGTAGCCACTCGGATTACCGAAAAACTGATTCGCCGCCACCCCCATGTTTTTGCTGACGTTGAGTTAAGGACTCCTGAAGAGGTGCATCTCCAGTGGGAAACCATTAAAGCCCAAGAAAAAGGATATGATGGTGAACCCCCGCTGAGCCAAAAACTGGATCGCTATGCCCGGACCTTACCCCCCCTACAGGCCGGGATCAAAATTGCTGAAAAAGCCACCGCGGCTGGATTTGATTGGCCGGATATTGCCGGAGTTTGGGAAAAATTTTATGAGGAGTTGGCTGAGTTTCAGGAAAGTTTATTACAGGGAGGCCTGGCGGAGCAGGAGTCGGAGCTAGGGGATTTGCTGTTTACGGTGATTTGTTTGGCTCAAAAGAGTGAGTTGGATCCGATCAAGGCTTTACAGGGAACCCATCGCCGCTTTATTCAACGCCTCGAAAAAATGGAAGCAGCCATTGACCGCCCCCTTTCGGACTATAGCCTGGCTGAACTAGAAACCTTCTGGCAACAGGCCAAAAAAGCCCTCCGTGACCAGGCCCAGATTCCATCCCCAGACATCCCTGCCCCAGGCCCAGAACCGACTTCCCCTGAAGTGACTCCAGAATTAGGCGAATCCTAGGGGGGCCTGGTTTTCGGCAGAAACGTCTAAAGATAGTCACACTCTAAGGTGTCATGGGTAGCCCGACCCGTTACAGGATTCACCCCTTTGGCAACACTACACAGCATTTTCCGGGCATCTGGCCGTAAATCCACATCCGTAAAGTCTGCCCCGTCAATAATTGCCCCATCAAAAATTGTATTAAAGGCAAATGCGCCTTCTAAGTTGGCATCCGTTAAGTTGGCTTTGGTAAACCGGGCCGTATCCAGCGTGGCTACCCGTAAATCCGCCCCCGTCAAATCCGCCGTTTCCAAGTTGGCAGCAAAAAAGCTGACTCCCCGTAAATCCGTATGGCTGAGATTACTGTGGAACAAATTGGCTTTGGTAAATTCAGAATCCCGTAAGTCTTGCCCCGAAAAGTCAAAGTTAACCAAGGCTTCTTTGGTGTAGTTCTCGGCCTGGGCGGGAAGGGCAAACCCCAAAATCAGGAGCATGGCCAAGAGAAACGCCGCAAAAATTGACCGGGCCTGGAACTTGAACCAAGCGGGAAAATGGATGGCAACCGCCGTGACATTCAACATGGTTTGCTCCGATGAGATGCTTCCCTAAACCCAATGTAGGCGCAGGGCGTACCGTTGTAAATTGCCAAAATTATCTCAGCCAATCAGGAGTTGCTTAATAAACTTGCCTGAAATTAAAGCCGAAACAGAGCAACACCAGGCCCCCGACAATCAAATAAAATCTGGCAACCACTTGTAATTCTGTCCAACCACTCAACTCAAAATGATGATGGAGAGGGGCCATTTTGAACAGCCGTTTACCAATGCCATCGGGGCCTTTCGTGGCTTTGTAATATCCAACTTGGGCAATCACCGACAGGGACTCAGCAAAAAAGAGACCACTGAGGATAAATAACTCCCAGAGGTTTTGACTGACCAGGCCCAAACCAGCCAGAGCCGCCCCTAAGGCCAATGACCCGGTATCGCCCATGAAGACCTGGGCTGGATTGTGATTATGGACCAGAAACCCTAAACAGGCCCCACTCAGACTGGCCCCTAAAATTGTCACTTCAGGATGCTCAGCCCCCCCCAAGACGGCTAATCCCATCAAGGCAATCGCCGCCGTTCCTCCCGCCAACCCATCCAGGCCATCGGTGAGATTTAGAGCATTTCCTTCTGCCGTACAGACAAATATCCCTAGGGGCCAAAACAATAACCCCAAGGGTAAAAGCCAACCCCAAGGAAAATCAATCGTAGTCACTGTGGGATTTGCTGTAGCCAACCAAGCACAAAACCCCGCCGCCGCCAGGCCCTCAAACAGTAACCGTAACTTGGCGGACATCCCCTTATTGGACTTGCGGACTAAAACTTGCCAATCATCCCACCAGCCAATCGCACCAAAGGCCAAGGTTAATGCCGCAATTGCCAGGGCAGTTACTGGAATTTCCCCTTGAGTCACCCCAGCCCAAACTACCCCAACCCCCAGGCCGGTGGGAATCATAAAAATCCCCCCCATTGTCGGCGTACCCGTTTTCTTCAGGTGGGATTGGGGGCCATCTTCGCGGATAATTTGCCCCGCTTTTAATTGCCGTAGCAGAGGAACCACCCAAGCTCCAACCCAAGCGGTTAAGATAACTCCCAGGCCAAAGGGAAGACTTAAGGATTGTTGCCAATCAAACCCAGAACCCGTCAGGAAATCCAGGCCGAGAACCCAGAGTAATAAGGCGGTTAACAGGCCAAGAAACAGCCGTCTCCCCGTCCAAAACACTACAGGGGCCTGGGTTATCGGTTCAGACATAGGAACAATGCCACGGAAAGAGGTATCACCCTAATAGCTTACAGATCATCATCTGCTTCGTCTTCCTCCTCAAAGTCGGCCACATCGTCCGGGGCAAATTCATCAATATCGCCAATTTCGTCCAGGCCACCGCCGTCAATGATAATGTCTTTTTCAGCTTGATCCCGTTTAACCAGTCGTCCCGATTGCTCCAGCCAATCCAACACTGATAACTCGGGGCGAGCATGGGCTGCTAAATTTTTCTGTTCGAGGGGTTCTTCATACAGTGAAGGATTGTTCAGGGGCATGATCCAAACTTAACCAAATAATTCGCCATTGTTTACCATAACAAAATCAGACTCCTCTGGCGGTGACTTAAGTAGGCCGGTTCTCCCGATAAATTCTCCTCAATTTCATCTATGGAGCAGGGTAGGCTGGGATGATAATGAGTGTGCCCGTTGCGTAACGTCCTTTGAAATCTAATTACCAAGCTCTAATTCCCTATCTCAAACCCCATTGGCGCACCATTGGTTTAGCCCTAGTCTTAATGGCTGGTTTTGTCGGCTCCGTACCCTTAATTGCTTACCTAGTCGGTCAAGCCGCAGCCCTGATTGGCGCAGGGGATATTCCCGGCCTGTTGCAGTGGGTCGGGGGCGGGGCCTTGCTCTTTTTTATTCGGGGTCTCCTCCAGTTTGGGCAAGATACCCTCATGGCCCAGGCCGCTTTAGAGATGACCTTAGACATTCGCCAAAGTTTATATCGTCATTTACAGTTTCTCGGCCTGGACTATTTTGAAACGGCGGCCACCGGAGATTTAACCTATCGCCTCACGGAAGATGTGGATCGAGTTGGAGAAGTAGTCCATAAGGGATTTCATCAGTTTTTACCCGCCGCGTTAACGATGTTGACAATTTTGAGCTATTTGTTTTACCTCAACTGGCGATTAACGTTGGCAACCGCAATTGTGGCTCCCTTGATGGCTTCCCTGGTGGCCTGGTTTGGCGGCCGGATTCTCAACTTTTCCCGCCTGAGTCAAAACCGGATTTCCAATCTTTCTGCGCTCCTGACGGAGGTATTCAGTGGCATTCGTCTAGTCAAAGCCTTTGCGGCCGAAGAATATGAGATTCAGCGGTTTCACAAAGCAGCGGAAAAAAATCGCCAGGCCCGCTATGCTGCCGAACGAGTCAAAGCCATTCAACATCCTGTGGTTGGGTTTTTAGAATCCGTTAGTGTGATGATTCTGTTTTTGCTCGGGGCCTGGCAAATTGGCGCGAAGCAACTGACTGGAGCCGAATTTCTGAGTTTTGTCGCCGGGGTTGCCCTGCTGATTGATCCAATCAACGCCGTGACGGCTAACTTTAATGAATACAAACAGGCCGAGGCCTCTGTGGATCGGGTTTTTGAGCTATTTCAACTCCAACCCAATGTTCAGGAGAAAAAACAGGCCCCGCCCCTACCGCCCCTATCAGGCAAGATTGAATATCGTCATGTCTCCTTTGCCTATCGCTCTGGACAACCTGTATTACAGCAATTTAACTTACTGGCACTCCCAGGCGAAGTCATTGCCTTTGTCGGTCATTCTGGGGCCGGGAAAACCACGATTGTGAACCTCCTACCCCGCTTTTATGATCCCCAGGCCGGATCAATTCTCATAGATGGGATTGATATTCGCGGGGTTAGTCTGAGGAGCCTCCGGCAACAAATTGGCATTGTTCCTCAGGAAACGGTCTTGTTTTCCGGGACTGTGGCTCAGAATATTGCCTTTGGACAGCGGGAGTTGGACTATGAGGCGATCCGGGAGGCTGCCAAAATTGCCAATGCCGACCAATTTATTGATCAACTGCCCGAGGGCTACGAAACATGGTTAGGGGAGCGGGGGGTAAATTTATCCGGGGGACAACGTCAACGCCTAGCCATTGCCCGAGCCATACTGCTGAATCCGCGGATTTTAATTTTGGATGAAGCTACCTCAGCCTTGGATTCGACTTCGGAGCAGTTAGTTCAGGAAGCCCTAGAGCGGGCAATGCAGGATCGAACCGTGTTTATTATTGCCCATCGGTTAACAACGGTGCGCAAAGCGGATCGGATTTTGGTGATTGAACAGGGTCGGGTGGTGGAGTCCGGTTCCCATTATGAACTGATGCATCAAGAGGGGGGAACTTCCCGTTATGCCCGTTTTTATGCCCAACAGTTACCGAATTAACGACCACCGCGTCGCGCAGACTATTCTGGGAGATTAGAAACCTTGGCCAGACGACCCATCACCCATTTCTTGACTGATCTCAATCAGAGTCTTAAATGAGTCACCCTACAATGCAACGCCTTTTAGAGATCTGGTCAAGGCTATCCCGAAATCCCAAGTTTTGGCTTTTGGTGGGGCTAGGGATTGTCTTAGGTATCGCTCTGGCCGGGCCGTTGCGCTGGTTATTTGACTATGAAGCTTTGGTGGCGATGATCCGCAGTTGGGGGCCTTGGGCCGTTGTCCTGTTTGTGGGCCTATTTGCCCTATCCACAGTTGTGGGTTTGCCAGCGACATTCTTTCCCATTGCGGGAGGGGCAATTTTTGGCCTGGTTTGGGGGAGTGTTTGGGCCTTGACGGGGGCCACAGTGGGGGCGATGGGGGCGTTTTGGTTGGCTCGCTACTTGTTACATGGCTGGGCAGAGCGGAAATTTGGCAACCATAAGTATGTGACGAAGTTTAACCAGGCCGTCCAGGCTAACCCGATCTCCTTTGTCCTGGCTGTCCGTCTAGCTCCCTTTTCACCCTTTAGCTTTGTCAATTTTTTGTTTGGACTGACATCCATTGACACTTGGAGCTATGGCCTGGGTACGTTTGTTGGCTTGATTCCGAGTATTGTTCTCTATACCTGGTTTGGGGTGGCGGGAGATCAGTTGGCAGTCAGTGGCAATCCGATGCCGATTATTTTGGTCAGTCTTGGCCTGGTGCTATTGTCCGTCTTACCCATCCTTTGGAAACAGTTACGGAGGCAGCAAAGCTCTAAATCCTAGGTTAGATTCCTGGGGGGACTAGAGAGACATATTCCGCTTCAGTTCCTCGAGGGCTTCTTTTAATTCCATTTCCCGAAACGTTGCTTCTAGAG
Above is a window of Pseudocalidococcus azoricus BACA0444 DNA encoding:
- a CDS encoding ABC transporter ATP-binding protein is translated as MKSNYQALIPYLKPHWRTIGLALVLMAGFVGSVPLIAYLVGQAAALIGAGDIPGLLQWVGGGALLFFIRGLLQFGQDTLMAQAALEMTLDIRQSLYRHLQFLGLDYFETAATGDLTYRLTEDVDRVGEVVHKGFHQFLPAALTMLTILSYLFYLNWRLTLATAIVAPLMASLVAWFGGRILNFSRLSQNRISNLSALLTEVFSGIRLVKAFAAEEYEIQRFHKAAEKNRQARYAAERVKAIQHPVVGFLESVSVMILFLLGAWQIGAKQLTGAEFLSFVAGVALLIDPINAVTANFNEYKQAEASVDRVFELFQLQPNVQEKKQAPPLPPLSGKIEYRHVSFAYRSGQPVLQQFNLLALPGEVIAFVGHSGAGKTTIVNLLPRFYDPQAGSILIDGIDIRGVSLRSLRQQIGIVPQETVLFSGTVAQNIAFGQRELDYEAIREAAKIANADQFIDQLPEGYETWLGERGVNLSGGQRQRLAIARAILLNPRILILDEATSALDSTSEQLVQEALERAMQDRTVFIIAHRLTTVRKADRILVIEQGRVVESGSHYELMHQEGGTSRYARFYAQQLPN
- the mraY gene encoding phospho-N-acetylmuramoyl-pentapeptide-transferase, giving the protein MSEPITQAPVVFWTGRRLFLGLLTALLLWVLGLDFLTGSGFDWQQSLSLPFGLGVILTAWVGAWVVPLLRQLKAGQIIREDGPQSHLKKTGTPTMGGIFMIPTGLGVGVVWAGVTQGEIPVTALAIAALTLAFGAIGWWDDWQVLVRKSNKGMSAKLRLLFEGLAAAGFCAWLATANPTVTTIDFPWGWLLPLGLLFWPLGIFVCTAEGNALNLTDGLDGLAGGTAAIALMGLAVLGGAEHPEVTILGASLSGACLGFLVHNHNPAQVFMGDTGSLALGAALAGLGLVSQNLWELFILSGLFFAESLSVIAQVGYYKATKGPDGIGKRLFKMAPLHHHFELSGWTELQVVARFYLIVGGLVLLCFGFNFRQVY
- a CDS encoding DUF3134 family protein → MPLNNPSLYEEPLEQKNLAAHARPELSVLDWLEQSGRLVKRDQAEKDIIIDGGGLDEIGDIDEFAPDDVADFEEEDEADDDL
- a CDS encoding TVP38/TMEM64 family protein, whose product is MSHPTMQRLLEIWSRLSRNPKFWLLVGLGIVLGIALAGPLRWLFDYEALVAMIRSWGPWAVVLFVGLFALSTVVGLPATFFPIAGGAIFGLVWGSVWALTGATVGAMGAFWLARYLLHGWAERKFGNHKYVTKFNQAVQANPISFVLAVRLAPFSPFSFVNFLFGLTSIDTWSYGLGTFVGLIPSIVLYTWFGVAGDQLAVSGNPMPIILVSLGLVLLSVLPILWKQLRRQQSSKS